Proteins from a single region of Harpia harpyja isolate bHarHar1 chromosome 14, bHarHar1 primary haplotype, whole genome shotgun sequence:
- the GGA3 gene encoding ADP-ribosylation factor-binding protein GGA3 isoform X2: MSPASFQAAGMRKDKATNPSNRQEDWEYIIGFCDQINKELEGPQIAVRLLAHKIQSPQEWEAVQALTVLEACMKNCGRRFHNEVGKFRFLNELIKVVSPKYLGDRVSEKVKTKVIELLYSWTVALPEESKIKDAYYMLKRQGIVMFDPVIPADRTLIPSPPPRPKNPVFDDEEKSKLLAKLLKSKNPDDLQEANKLIKSMVKEDEARIQKVTKRMHTLEEVNNNVKLLNEMLVHYSKEDSSEADRELMKELCERCETKRRTLFKLASETEDNDSSLGDILQASDNLSRVINSYKKIIEGQVINGEVDLPVMSVVEGSNSTSNLNTLIDLAGLDVTSTPPPPMPPTTLTPAPTVAPAPAEIPILPPPPQTFAQLRSSSSSQVEAAPAQQSSTANSLSLLDEELLCLGLNDPAPAAVKETSENNQWSMFENDQLDLDFFNPKMVTVACNPAGNPLLHHTSQTTCGTSVTLPSAFTASQTAPSIPAPNSAPFVFSAGPAAPSGPPKTIAAAPGYFSSSVGSNMSHKMDALGQLLEEAKGTATQGMATPSVFPGVTMPTTVTSAPLIAPAGLPATAPGAPPISFPSSCAAGSGSPLFQPASFQQQGSPMKAPEISLANVHVPLESIKPSSALPVTAYDKNGFRILLHFARECPPGRSDVLVVVVSMLNTAPLPVKNIVLQAAVPKSMKVKLQPPSGTELSPFNPIQPPAAITQVMLLANPTKEKVRLRYRLTFTLGDQPSTEVGEVDQFPPVEQWGNL; the protein is encoded by the exons ATGTCTCCTGCCTCATTTCAGGCAGCTGGGATGAGAAAAG ATAAAGCCACTAACCCATCTAACAGGCAAGAAGACTGGGAATACATCATTGGATTCTGTGACCAGATCAACAAAGAACTTGAAGG GCCACAGATAGCTGTGAGACTTCTGGCTCATAAAATCCAGTCACCACAGGAATGGGAGGCAGTCCAAGCATTGACA GTGCTGGAAGCTTGTATGAAGAATTGTGGGAGAAGATTTCATAATGAAGTAGGGAAGTTTCGCTTTTTAAACGAGTTAATAAAAGTTGTGTCTCCAAAG TACCTAGGAGACCGAGTctcagagaaggtgaagaccaaaGTCATTGAATTGCTGTATAGCTGGACAGTGGCATTGCCAGAAGAGTCCAAAATCAAGGATGCATACTACATGCTGAAGCGACAAG gGATCGTTATGTTTGATCCTGTGATTCCTGCAGACAGAACCCTGATTCCTTCTCCACCACCTCGTCCCAAAAACCCTGTGTTTGATGATGAGGAGAAatccaag CTTCTAGCcaaactgctgaaaagcaaaaaccCAGATGATTTACAAGAGGCCAACAAGCTTATAAAATCCATGGTAAAAGAG GATGAGGCTCGGATTCAAAAAGTGACAAAACGCATGCACACGCTGGAGGAAGTGAATAACAACGTGAAGCTGCTGaatgagatgttggttcattaCAGCAAAGAGGACTCATCAGAGGCAGATAGGGAGCTCATGAAG GAGCTCTGTGAAAGGTGTGAAACCAAAAGACGGACATTATTCAAGCTGGCCAGTGAGACAGAGGATAATGACAGCAGTTTGG GGGATATCCTGCAGGCCAGTGACAATTTATCCCGTGTGATAAATtcctataaaaaaataatagaggGGCAAGTGATCAATGGTGAAGTGGATCTCCCTGTGATGTCTGTAGTGGAAG GGAGTAACTCCACAAGTAATCTCAACACCCTCATTGACCTTGCTGGATTGGACGTCACTAGCACCCCGCCACCTCCAATGCCACCTACCACCCTGACGCCAGCCCCCACAgtagccccagccccagcagaaaTCCCCATTCTCCCGCCGCCTCCCCAGACGTTCGCACAGTTGCGGAGCAGTTCCTCTAGCCAAGTGGAAGCCGCACCCGCTCAGCAGAGCAGCACGGCTAACTCCCTCTCCTTGCTGGATGAGGAGCTTCTGTGCTTAG gccTGAATgacccagctcctgcagcagtgaAGGAGACCTCAGAAAACAACCAATGGAGCATGTTTGAG AATGACCAGTTGGACCTGGATTTCTTTAATCCGAAGATGGTGACTGTTGCTTGCAACCCTGCAGGGAACCCTCTCCTCCATCACACATCACAGACCACATGTGGAACATCAGTGACACTGCCCTCTGCTTTCACAGCCTCTCAGACTGCTCCCAGCATCCCAGCACCAAACTCGGCACCATTTGTATTCTCTGCTGGACCGGCTGCCCCTTCGGGGCCTCCTAAGACTATTGCAGCTGCTCCTGGGTACTTCAGCTCGTCTGTGGGGAGCAATATGTCACATAAGATGGATGCATTGGGACAACTCCTTGAAGAAGCCAAAGG gACTGCCACCCAAGGCATGGCGACACCCTCGGTGTTCCCTGGGGTTACTATGCCAACCACTGTCACCTCTGCCCCATTAATAGCACCTGCAGGGCTGCCAGCCACTGCCCCTGGAGCCCCTCCAATTTCTTTCCCAAGCAGCTGCGCTGCTGGCTCAGGAAGTCCTCTCTTCCAGCCAGCATCATTCCAGCAGCAAGGCAGTCCCATGAAAGCACCTGAAATTTCTTTGGCCAATGTCCACGTTCCCTTGGAATCCATTAAACCCA GCAGTGCCCTCCCGGTGACAGCCTATGACAAGAATGGCTTCCGGATCCTCTTGCACTTTGCCAGGGAGTGCCCGCCGGGAAGGTCAGATGTGCTAGTTGTGGTAGTCTCGATGCTGAACACGGCACCGCTTCCTGTGAAGAACATtgtgctgcaggctgctgtgccAAAG tCCATGAAAGTGAAGTTACAGCCACCCTCTGGCACAGAGCTGTCTCCATTCAATCCCATCCAGCCGCCTGCTGCCATCACCCAAGTCATGCTTCTGGCAAATCCTACGAAG GAGAAAGTGAGGCTGAGGTACAGACTGACGTTCACACTGGGAGACCAGCCCAGCACAGAGGTTGGCGAAGTGGATCAGTTTCCCCCGGTAGAGCAGTGGGGGAATCTATGA